One segment of Cloacibacillus sp. DNA contains the following:
- a CDS encoding PD-(D/E)XK nuclease family protein gives MALTVETYFNINEKTELLQSFYAEHGGCALFIVPSGLDKEALLALVCGETAYFGARPQVMTTGDLYKELSRLSGARLRVIDPPDHNLIIKYLLERFFAEAAARGLSLAGGVYHKGFVSVLGDNIKDMLNEEASPARLREALFGEEEPAADAPEALLLELYEKYLDYLAEYGLADAAQIATLARQSLLCAEAASWLCEKHVLFAGFLSFTGAQLKLARAIADICHTTMLQPETGLDDFHDGIKQLGAPYLARPKWRLPTALFSASGAHLEFEALARELALWADGGGVFAPLCADAVDYGDIGVMAQPHRMALLEYALGRYNIPYNAQARGTVGETLLGELPAALWGAFRSGWDHYHTKLLLANPLLFARADSTTPLAPEGVFPDNFEAWHDVLRGDEKKNLRAARKLCEGFERGGTPVELLSLWLAFIEKSGAAARCADAAGRLPQLDGCVKDIFYAVYELKKKIKNLSDEAKEIGPAARVPLRGAEAAAFITDWGATATLPISAPQRRSVTLYAGAPPILASHRFWIMTDVDYNTWPGTMRESLLMRGANKAKFNAAEAERAKAGVFDDLSGGVSHLPEPREEREQKEAVFRRLTATAREGLIIARSLTDMKKDPVGESQFVQSMVTYADAAKNTVKKEADRSWPEALCVNYPSDCALPDGGSPWFPEAEVVCSPFSRGEQPRPPVGAAPPREKPVVRISDLDLWRSCPYLYWCTAKLRLESPRLSLYDPRRAGVLFHRIWEECLTKRAAGERILIQSYAAANWERFKEELYPELAREPRLARYELMLRRQMTAMAAFEDEIEERAVCAGRSGVETELRLDDYEIDGVLFRAAADRVDYYGGDAVVLDYKLGKAENHVSELQIPAYCKILKETSGVAIKGVGWLGHRDTSIKGYFDDGYGDIYGCPNTGRKQTVSERIEEAGVAMAQMAEAVKNGCFVPNYDPKDKRCQRCGFFVMCRKREDARFTEALEDGSDDE, from the coding sequence ATGGCTCTTACTGTTGAGACTTATTTTAATATAAACGAAAAGACGGAGCTGCTGCAAAGTTTCTACGCGGAGCACGGCGGCTGCGCGCTTTTTATCGTGCCTTCGGGGCTTGATAAGGAGGCGCTGCTTGCGCTCGTCTGCGGAGAGACGGCCTATTTCGGCGCGCGGCCGCAGGTGATGACGACGGGCGACCTGTATAAGGAGCTTTCGCGCTTGTCGGGCGCGCGGCTGCGCGTTATCGACCCGCCCGACCACAATCTGATAATCAAGTATCTGCTGGAGCGGTTTTTTGCGGAGGCTGCGGCGCGCGGCCTGAGCCTTGCCGGAGGCGTCTATCACAAGGGCTTCGTTTCGGTGCTTGGCGACAATATAAAGGATATGCTGAACGAAGAGGCGTCGCCCGCGCGGCTGCGCGAGGCGCTTTTTGGCGAAGAGGAGCCTGCGGCGGACGCGCCCGAGGCGCTGCTGCTTGAACTTTATGAAAAATATTTGGATTACCTGGCCGAGTACGGCCTTGCTGACGCGGCGCAGATAGCCACGCTTGCGCGTCAGTCGCTTTTATGCGCGGAGGCGGCTTCGTGGCTTTGCGAAAAGCATGTCCTCTTTGCCGGATTTTTGTCTTTCACTGGCGCGCAGCTCAAGCTTGCGCGCGCGATAGCGGATATTTGTCATACGACGATGCTTCAGCCGGAGACGGGGCTTGACGATTTTCACGACGGCATCAAGCAGCTTGGCGCGCCGTATCTGGCGCGTCCGAAGTGGAGGCTGCCTACGGCGCTTTTCAGCGCTTCGGGCGCGCATCTTGAATTTGAGGCGCTGGCGCGCGAGCTTGCGCTATGGGCGGACGGCGGCGGCGTTTTTGCGCCGCTTTGCGCGGACGCTGTGGATTACGGCGACATCGGCGTGATGGCGCAGCCGCACAGGATGGCGCTTTTGGAGTATGCGCTTGGGCGCTATAACATCCCCTACAACGCGCAGGCGCGCGGCACGGTGGGGGAGACGCTGCTTGGCGAGCTGCCGGCGGCGCTCTGGGGCGCGTTTCGCTCGGGCTGGGATCATTACCATACGAAGCTGCTTCTTGCAAATCCGCTGCTTTTTGCGCGCGCCGATTCCACTACGCCGCTTGCGCCGGAGGGGGTCTTTCCCGATAATTTTGAGGCGTGGCATGATGTTTTGCGCGGCGATGAGAAAAAGAATCTGCGCGCGGCGCGCAAGCTGTGCGAAGGCTTCGAACGCGGCGGCACGCCGGTGGAACTGCTTTCGCTGTGGCTTGCCTTTATCGAAAAATCCGGCGCCGCCGCGCGCTGCGCAGATGCAGCCGGGCGTCTGCCGCAGCTTGACGGCTGCGTCAAGGATATATTTTACGCCGTCTATGAACTTAAGAAAAAAATCAAGAATCTTTCGGACGAGGCTAAGGAGATAGGCCCCGCCGCCCGTGTGCCTCTGCGCGGCGCGGAGGCCGCCGCCTTCATCACAGACTGGGGCGCTACGGCCACTCTTCCGATATCGGCGCCGCAGCGCCGTTCTGTGACGCTCTACGCGGGCGCGCCGCCGATACTCGCCTCGCACCGTTTTTGGATAATGACGGACGTCGATTACAACACGTGGCCGGGCACGATGCGCGAGTCGCTTTTGATGCGCGGCGCGAATAAGGCGAAGTTCAACGCGGCGGAGGCGGAGCGGGCGAAGGCTGGCGTTTTTGACGATTTGTCAGGCGGCGTTTCGCACCTTCCAGAGCCGCGCGAGGAGCGCGAGCAGAAGGAGGCGGTTTTTCGCCGCCTGACGGCGACGGCGCGCGAGGGGCTGATCATCGCGCGGTCGCTTACTGATATGAAGAAAGACCCGGTGGGGGAATCGCAGTTCGTCCAGTCTATGGTGACATACGCGGACGCTGCGAAAAACACGGTTAAGAAGGAGGCCGACAGGAGCTGGCCTGAGGCTCTTTGCGTCAATTATCCCTCCGACTGCGCGCTTCCCGACGGAGGTTCGCCGTGGTTCCCCGAGGCGGAGGTGGTTTGCAGCCCCTTCAGCCGCGGGGAGCAGCCGCGCCCGCCGGTAGGCGCAGCGCCGCCGCGCGAAAAGCCGGTGGTGCGCATAAGCGATCTCGACCTGTGGCGGAGCTGCCCCTATCTTTACTGGTGTACGGCGAAGCTGCGCCTTGAAAGCCCGCGTCTTTCGCTTTACGACCCGAGGCGGGCGGGCGTCCTCTTTCACAGGATATGGGAGGAATGTCTGACGAAACGGGCGGCGGGCGAGCGTATACTTATCCAGAGCTACGCCGCGGCGAACTGGGAACGCTTCAAAGAGGAGCTTTACCCGGAGCTTGCGCGCGAGCCGCGTCTTGCGCGGTACGAGCTGATGCTGAGACGCCAGATGACGGCGATGGCGGCCTTTGAGGACGAGATAGAGGAACGGGCCGTCTGCGCCGGAAGAAGCGGCGTGGAGACGGAGCTGCGTCTTGACGACTATGAGATAGACGGCGTGCTTTTCCGCGCTGCGGCCGACCGTGTGGATTATTACGGCGGCGACGCGGTGGTGCTCGACTATAAACTTGGAAAGGCCGAAAACCACGTTTCTGAACTTCAAATACCGGCCTACTGCAAGATACTGAAGGAGACAAGCGGCGTTGCCATAAAGGGCGTGGGCTGGCTCGGCCACAGGGACACTTCGATAAAGGGGTATTTTGACGACGGATACGGCGATATATACGGCTGCCCCAACACGGGACGCAAGCAGACTGTGTCTGAAAGAATAGAAGAGGCGGGGGTTGCGATGGCGCAGATGGCGGAGGCGGTCAAGAACGGCTGTTTTGTCCCCAATTACGACCCAAAGGACAAGCGCTGTCAGAGATGCGGCTTTTTCGTCATGTGCCGCAAGCGCGAGGACGCGAGGTTCACGGAGGCGCTGGAGGATGGTTCGGATGATGAATGA
- a CDS encoding HD domain-containing protein yields the protein MFLKDSAFNVTKEILMLINGKLLDHGVRAAYILKCMLSLDGGLCREELRNALMLAVFHDVGANKTDEIDSLLSFETEDTLAHSVYGYLFLKYLSPLKGEAEAVLYHHMSYAESGRCSSRSKELALKLHLADRVDICALGEADDARVVAMIEALSGSQFDPRDVRDFKRANERFHILENIRSGAYEADIRDCYDALAFTEREVMALVRTLVFAIDFRSEQTVLHTLQTASFASLLGERMGFDEQGRTLLYYSGLLHDIGKIKIPVAILEKPGALTPEEMRVMQMHVTYTRQILENKVAPEMVEIAARHHEKLNGAGYPQKLKAAELTLPQRIMAVADITSALFSRRSYRDKMPKESVVRLLKNMAAGGLLDACVVAVMTEAYDDIIRACEINSSDTVRCYEALKNEFEICREEYLSGCKDIYHNSDLFFSDAPAPVR from the coding sequence ATGTTCTTAAAAGACTCAGCCTTTAACGTCACAAAAGAAATACTGATGCTGATAAACGGAAAACTGCTGGACCACGGCGTTCGCGCGGCCTATATTTTAAAATGTATGCTGTCGCTCGACGGCGGCCTTTGCCGCGAGGAGCTGCGCAACGCGCTCATGCTTGCGGTCTTTCACGACGTCGGCGCAAATAAAACTGATGAGATAGACAGCCTGCTTAGTTTCGAGACGGAGGATACTCTCGCCCATTCCGTCTACGGCTATCTTTTTTTAAAGTATCTCTCGCCGCTTAAGGGCGAAGCGGAGGCGGTTTTGTATCATCACATGAGCTATGCTGAGTCGGGGCGCTGTTCGTCACGCTCAAAGGAGCTGGCGCTTAAGCTGCATCTTGCCGACCGTGTGGATATCTGCGCGCTTGGCGAGGCGGACGACGCGCGCGTCGTCGCGATGATAGAAGCGCTTTCCGGTTCGCAGTTTGACCCGCGCGACGTGCGTGATTTCAAGAGGGCGAACGAACGTTTCCATATTCTGGAGAATATACGCAGCGGCGCTTACGAGGCGGATATAAGGGACTGCTACGACGCGCTCGCCTTTACGGAGCGCGAGGTGATGGCGCTTGTCCGCACTCTTGTTTTCGCGATAGACTTCCGCAGCGAGCAGACTGTGCTGCACACGCTCCAGACCGCGAGTTTCGCCTCTTTGCTGGGCGAGCGCATGGGCTTTGACGAGCAGGGGCGCACTCTTTTGTATTATTCGGGGCTGCTGCACGATATAGGCAAGATAAAGATACCGGTGGCCATTTTGGAGAAGCCTGGCGCGCTTACGCCGGAGGAGATGCGCGTGATGCAGATGCACGTCACTTATACACGCCAGATATTGGAAAACAAGGTCGCGCCGGAGATGGTAGAGATCGCGGCGCGCCATCACGAGAAGCTGAACGGCGCGGGCTATCCGCAGAAGCTCAAGGCGGCGGAGCTTACGCTTCCGCAGCGCATTATGGCGGTGGCGGACATCACGAGCGCGCTTTTCAGCCGCCGTTCCTACCGCGATAAGATGCCGAAGGAGAGCGTGGTGCGGCTGTTGAAGAATATGGCGGCGGGCGGGCTGCTTGACGCCTGCGTCGTGGCTGTGATGACGGAGGCGTATGACGATATAATCCGAGCCTGCGAAATAAATTCGTCCGACACCGTACGCTGTTACGAGGCTTTGAAGAACGAGTTTGAGATATGCCGCGAGGAATATTTATCGGGCTGCAAGGATATTTATCACAATTCCGACCTGTTCTTTTCGGACGCGCCCGCGCCCGTTCGCTAG
- a CDS encoding UvrD-helicase domain-containing protein encodes MMNDAAVWNGLISGTNRQVEALTSESALTVVSAGAGTGKTQTLAQRYAWLLASDENCGVNEILVLTFTKKAAREMQERIKTTLRAWSEKRPDELARLKKSADCIEDGYISTIHSFAMKMIRESGLALDIDPMSTIMPAPKEEIWWEEYQNMLSESSFKRMEEALPADWRPRLREFADEGELFSLINEFGPKSLAAAAKEASEKLYCAGRTPEELWLHDDENITASTASLAGVKDEIYKLWMEVVLPAAAACPAMEKPGVFAEAARQFAGRWQKRPFALENAANFMDDLLCVFLKKLPGNSKLKEAIAEALGAPVKEWRDDAVKKMALAAPPTEAERRLHAALCRLSAVGWACWDEFRRRERLLSLSDLIFYAGKVLSSSPDYKRKFKHIMVDEFQDTDPLQNSLIEALWVAPESGSGFQNTLFVVGDQKQSIYRFRHADLTLFGRYIEKCRGADEKIYHYVPLDQNFRTASGLLEKFNGLFGPLWSEKNDGIVYEDLLPPEDAAFRATRNAMAGPPQLETIAAVPSDDKNAAAATASELRLLLYTELGLRFAALREEGTMLWNKGEKKFAKARWRDFAVLVPSRAQYGDIERAFERLGVPYILSTNKSYFARGEIADMVNLISLLAEPEDPLYLAGWLASAFSGISQAEAELLHAEAEAASDGKKAFPIAALVMEKYPREWERLLSLRRLALLNGVSALILELLKRPFFLERYAGLRRRRVNANIIFLAQLAAEYESSQGRSLSGCAAYLHGAVAASGAKEEPDTADDETDAVRVMTIHASKGLEFPVTALVCADRSSCNRDRLRVSKKYGVIAQSVPDFLSGAGEEIKTSAWLWESEEENEAEEAERRRLWYVGFTRAQDKLILCSARKNTLMTMAAEAGLPDETREAAKGPGELLKYAPYVQKPEAPRMTLKDTAPAMLARLSASAYALVSWCPAAYRMVYRQGRTIGWTVKGGEGEGSEFGSLTHWALARWDFTAEALPPLLPHENGGAAFERAAAKVPVELRDEFASRAKRAEIRRLLSDYSQTEEARDFAAMASCDSAVKLWREMPFRVPAAGMTLIGATDLFWYDGSVLHLRDWKSSDERYAPAFYYEKQLDFYAYALRRFYEAGGTKGLPIDSAVIYLRSPEAARKVKVYGDDAFDEIEKSIEEAARTALASEYETSAARCAACPWRKDCTERVKK; translated from the coding sequence ATGATGAATGACGCCGCGGTCTGGAACGGCCTCATCTCCGGCACAAATAGGCAGGTGGAGGCGCTGACGAGCGAAAGCGCGCTTACGGTGGTGAGCGCGGGCGCCGGCACCGGCAAGACGCAGACGCTTGCACAGCGCTACGCGTGGCTTTTGGCCTCTGACGAAAACTGCGGCGTGAACGAGATACTCGTGCTCACCTTCACCAAAAAGGCGGCGCGCGAGATGCAGGAGCGCATTAAAACTACGCTGCGCGCCTGGAGCGAAAAGCGCCCCGATGAGCTTGCGCGTCTCAAAAAAAGCGCGGACTGCATTGAGGACGGCTATATATCCACCATACATTCGTTTGCCATGAAGATGATACGCGAGTCGGGCCTTGCTCTCGACATAGACCCGATGTCTACCATCATGCCCGCTCCTAAGGAGGAGATATGGTGGGAAGAGTATCAAAATATGCTCTCGGAGTCGTCGTTCAAAAGGATGGAGGAGGCGCTTCCCGCCGACTGGAGGCCGCGCCTTCGTGAGTTTGCCGATGAGGGCGAGCTTTTTTCTTTGATAAACGAGTTCGGGCCAAAGAGCCTGGCGGCCGCCGCAAAAGAGGCCTCCGAAAAACTCTACTGCGCTGGGCGCACGCCGGAGGAGCTTTGGCTGCACGACGACGAAAACATCACGGCCTCTACGGCGTCGCTTGCCGGCGTAAAGGACGAGATATATAAACTCTGGATGGAAGTGGTGCTGCCCGCCGCGGCGGCCTGCCCCGCGATGGAAAAACCGGGCGTCTTTGCGGAGGCGGCGCGCCAGTTTGCGGGACGGTGGCAAAAAAGGCCTTTCGCCCTCGAAAACGCGGCGAATTTCATGGATGATCTGCTTTGCGTTTTTTTGAAAAAACTTCCCGGCAATAGCAAGCTCAAAGAGGCTATAGCGGAGGCGCTGGGCGCTCCCGTCAAAGAGTGGCGCGACGACGCCGTGAAGAAGATGGCGCTTGCCGCGCCGCCTACCGAGGCTGAACGCAGGCTTCACGCGGCGCTCTGCCGGCTGTCGGCTGTCGGCTGGGCCTGCTGGGACGAGTTCCGCAGGCGCGAGCGGCTGCTTTCGCTCTCCGACCTTATTTTTTACGCGGGGAAGGTGCTCTCTTCTTCTCCGGATTATAAGCGCAAGTTCAAACATATAATGGTCGACGAATTTCAGGATACCGACCCGCTGCAAAACTCTCTGATAGAGGCGCTCTGGGTGGCGCCGGAGAGCGGCTCCGGCTTTCAGAACACGCTTTTTGTCGTCGGCGACCAGAAACAGTCTATATACAGGTTCCGTCACGCGGACCTGACGCTCTTCGGCCGTTATATAGAAAAATGCCGGGGCGCGGATGAAAAAATATATCACTACGTGCCTCTTGATCAAAACTTCCGCACGGCAAGCGGGCTGCTTGAAAAGTTCAACGGCCTCTTCGGTCCTCTGTGGAGCGAAAAAAACGACGGTATCGTCTACGAGGATCTTCTGCCGCCTGAGGACGCGGCTTTTCGCGCGACGCGCAACGCAATGGCCGGCCCGCCGCAGCTTGAAACGATTGCCGCCGTTCCCTCCGACGACAAGAATGCGGCAGCCGCTACGGCCTCCGAGCTGCGGCTTCTGCTCTATACGGAGCTTGGGCTGCGCTTTGCCGCGCTGCGCGAGGAGGGGACGATGCTATGGAACAAAGGCGAAAAAAAGTTCGCAAAGGCGCGCTGGCGCGACTTCGCCGTGCTTGTGCCGTCGCGCGCTCAGTACGGCGACATTGAACGCGCCTTTGAGCGTCTTGGCGTGCCCTATATATTGTCTACGAACAAAAGCTACTTCGCGCGCGGCGAGATTGCGGACATGGTGAACCTTATATCGCTGCTCGCCGAGCCGGAGGACCCGCTTTATCTGGCTGGGTGGCTCGCCTCCGCCTTCAGCGGCATCTCTCAGGCCGAGGCGGAGCTTTTGCACGCGGAGGCGGAGGCCGCGTCGGACGGCAAAAAGGCCTTTCCGATCGCGGCGCTCGTTATGGAAAAATATCCGCGCGAGTGGGAGCGGCTTTTGTCGCTCCGCAGGCTCGCGCTTTTGAACGGCGTCTCTGCGCTCATCCTCGAGCTTTTAAAGAGGCCCTTCTTCCTTGAACGCTACGCGGGGCTTCGCAGAAGGCGCGTCAACGCGAACATAATATTCCTCGCGCAGCTGGCGGCGGAGTACGAGTCGTCTCAGGGGCGCTCTCTTTCCGGCTGCGCCGCCTATCTGCACGGCGCCGTGGCCGCCTCAGGCGCAAAAGAGGAGCCGGATACGGCGGACGACGAGACGGACGCGGTGCGCGTCATGACGATACACGCCTCAAAGGGCCTTGAATTTCCGGTGACGGCTCTTGTCTGCGCGGACAGGTCGAGCTGCAACAGAGATAGGCTGCGCGTCTCAAAAAAATACGGCGTCATAGCGCAGAGCGTGCCCGATTTTTTGAGCGGCGCGGGCGAAGAGATAAAGACCTCCGCGTGGCTTTGGGAGAGCGAGGAGGAGAACGAGGCCGAGGAGGCCGAACGCAGACGGCTCTGGTATGTCGGCTTCACGCGCGCGCAGGACAAGCTCATTCTTTGCTCCGCGCGCAAGAATACGCTGATGACGATGGCGGCGGAGGCGGGGCTGCCCGACGAAACGCGCGAGGCGGCAAAAGGGCCGGGCGAGCTTTTAAAGTACGCGCCTTATGTGCAGAAGCCCGAAGCGCCGCGCATGACGCTCAAAGATACGGCGCCCGCGATGCTGGCGAGGCTCTCCGCCTCCGCCTACGCGCTTGTTTCATGGTGTCCCGCCGCCTACAGGATGGTCTACCGTCAGGGGCGGACTATTGGCTGGACTGTGAAGGGCGGTGAGGGCGAAGGCTCTGAGTTCGGCAGCCTCACGCACTGGGCGCTTGCGCGCTGGGATTTCACGGCGGAGGCTCTGCCGCCGCTTTTGCCGCACGAAAACGGCGGCGCGGCCTTTGAAAGGGCCGCCGCTAAAGTTCCCGTGGAGCTTCGCGACGAATTTGCCTCCCGCGCGAAACGAGCCGAGATACGCCGGCTTCTTTCTGATTATTCACAGACGGAGGAGGCGCGCGACTTCGCGGCTATGGCCTCTTGCGACAGCGCCGTGAAGCTGTGGCGTGAGATGCCTTTTCGCGTGCCGGCCGCCGGAATGACGCTCATCGGCGCTACGGACCTTTTTTGGTATGACGGCTCCGTGCTGCATCTGCGCGACTGGAAAAGTTCCGACGAGCGCTACGCGCCCGCCTTCTATTATGAAAAGCAGCTTGATTTTTACGCCTATGCGCTCCGCCGTTTTTACGAGGCTGGGGGGACGAAGGGCCTTCCAATAGATTCCGCCGTCATTTATCTGCGTTCGCCTGAGGCGGCGCGTAAGGTCAAGGTGTACGGCGACGACGCCTTTGACGAGATAGAAAAAAGTATAGAAGAGGCGGCGCGCACGGCGCTCGCTTCAGAGTATGAGACGAGCGCCGCGCGCTGCGCCGCCTGTCCGTGGCGAAAAGACTGCACTGAACGCGTAAAAAAATAA
- the hydE gene encoding [FeFe] hydrogenase H-cluster radical SAM maturase HydE, translating to MDAEKIIDKLNSEHNAEADELAHLIDNRKQCDSEKLFAFAREAAVASYGKKIYVRGLIEMTNYCRNDCYYCGIRKSNKEVPRYRLTRGEIMECCREGYELGFRTFVLQGGEDMYYTDDIMTEIVRGIRSSYPDCAITLSLGEKERQSYQRLFDAGANRYLLRHETANAGHYGRLHPKELSLENRMRCLRDLKEIGYQVGCGFMVGSPWQTTQNLVEDLLFIKKFEPQMVGIGPFIPHHQTPFAGFKAGAAELTLFMLAITRLMNPKTLLPATTALGTVEDNGREMGVMAGCNVIMPNLSPLAVRKKYMLYDNKISTGDEAAQARESLARRMSAIGYEIVTARGDAAQ from the coding sequence TTGGACGCGGAAAAAATCATCGACAAACTAAACAGCGAACACAACGCGGAGGCGGACGAACTCGCCCACCTCATAGACAACAGAAAACAGTGCGACAGCGAAAAACTCTTCGCCTTCGCGCGCGAGGCCGCCGTCGCCTCTTACGGCAAAAAAATCTACGTGCGCGGCCTCATCGAAATGACGAACTACTGCCGCAACGACTGCTACTACTGCGGCATCAGAAAAAGCAACAAAGAAGTGCCGCGCTACCGGCTCACGCGCGGCGAAATAATGGAATGCTGCCGCGAAGGCTACGAGCTAGGCTTTCGCACCTTCGTGCTCCAGGGCGGCGAAGATATGTACTACACCGACGACATAATGACAGAGATAGTGCGCGGCATCAGAAGCTCATACCCCGACTGCGCCATCACCCTCTCCCTCGGCGAAAAAGAAAGACAGAGCTACCAGCGCCTCTTCGACGCGGGAGCCAACCGCTACCTGCTGCGCCACGAGACGGCGAACGCCGGCCACTACGGCAGGCTCCACCCAAAAGAGCTGTCGCTCGAAAACAGAATGCGCTGCCTGCGCGACCTAAAAGAAATAGGCTATCAGGTGGGCTGCGGCTTCATGGTAGGCTCCCCCTGGCAGACGACGCAAAACCTCGTAGAAGACCTCCTCTTCATAAAAAAATTTGAACCCCAGATGGTCGGCATAGGCCCCTTCATCCCCCACCACCAGACGCCCTTTGCCGGCTTCAAGGCCGGAGCGGCCGAACTTACGCTCTTCATGCTCGCCATAACAAGGCTCATGAACCCCAAAACGCTGCTGCCCGCCACCACAGCGCTCGGCACGGTAGAGGACAACGGGCGCGAAATGGGAGTAATGGCCGGATGCAACGTCATCATGCCGAACCTCTCGCCGCTTGCCGTCCGCAAAAAATACATGCTCTACGACAACAAAATATCCACCGGCGACGAAGCGGCGCAGGCCCGCGAGTCGCTAGCCCGCAGAATGAGCGCCATCGGCTACGAGATAGTGACGGCGCGCGGCGACGCGGCGCAATAA